One window of the Benincasa hispida cultivar B227 chromosome 3, ASM972705v1, whole genome shotgun sequence genome contains the following:
- the LOC120074676 gene encoding uncharacterized protein LOC120074676, translating to MDAFCAYTSSSSSSSSSFLAKKNEQSEHRAVRREFSSYSNDNNHNLHCIRKPMAKPWKKPAIAPLPPTRPRVYKVDPLNFRDLVQKLTGLAELRSPRLQKMAPPPLDISRRPDSGSAAVEATLFKASPPVKLDNEAVDGGSFLELNLSPFNKNWCSFPALSPETLAILDAI from the coding sequence ATGGATGCATTTTGTGCTTatacttcttcatcttcttcctcctcttccaGCTTTTTGGCTAAAAAAAATGAGCAATCTGAGCACCGAGCTGTGAGGAGGGAATTTTCGAGTTATTCGAATGATAATAATCATAATCTTCATTGTATTCGGAAGCCGATGGCTAAGCCGTGGAAGAAGCCGGCGATTGCGCCACTGCCACCCACTCGGCCCAGGGTTTACAAAGTCGACCCACTTAACTTCCGGGATTTGGTTCAGAAGCTCACCGGTTTGGCTGAGCTCCGATCTCCACGCCTCCAAAAAATGGCGCCACCACCACTTGATATATCTCGCCGTCCAGACTCGGGTTCCGCCGCCGTGGAAGCCACCCTGTTTAAGGCTTCGCCGCCTGTGAAGCTTGATAATGAGGCGGTGGACGGTGGCAGCTTTCTTGAGCTGAATTTGTCGCCCTTCAACAAAAATTGGTGCTCCTTCCCTGCTTTAAGCCCCGAAACTCTTGCCATTTTGGATGCAATTtag